From the Parus major isolate Abel chromosome 1A, Parus_major1.1, whole genome shotgun sequence genome, the window GTCCTGGAAAGTAGAGGAAATGTGGGCAAAAGTAAGAGATTTAAtgatgcagagcagcacagacaaaCTAACTGAGCTTGTAGGGATACCACTTATCAAAACGTAGCACTGGAGATCTGCAGACTCACAGCAGAGAATTTAGCTGTGGCTAGAGATTCTCCAGAAGGGACCTCGAAACTCTTCAAAGTCAAGGGGTACCATAGCTATTGGActttaaacatttctttccaCCCCCACTCCCTTTTCAAGCTTTGATAGCCAAATAAACTGTGTGACCATTTGTCCCTGGGGCTGAAAAAAGACTATTCAGGCCTCAAGTTCTCCTCACCGTATTGCCTCAATCCACTCATCACGCTCTGCTGGAGTGGCTGCTGAGATCTTGTAGGACTGATGCTTGCCTTCAACCACCTTCCCATCCCCATCTGTTTTGCAGGCTTTGATCTTCTGCCCTTTGCAGTTGGGATTGAAGAGTTCAAAGCAGTTCtgtcagaaaggaaacaaaatggaGCAGTAGGATAAGACAGGGGAGACCAGGGAGACTGCTGCCTTCAACCATGGGTAACAGGGAGGAGTGTCCGAAATGCAACAGACCCTGTGttttccctccccaaaaatCTCCTTATGAGTTAGATGACCTTCCTTCTTAAGTAAATACACCCCTCCTGTGAAGGATTGCACACTAAAACAGGCTTTATGGAGAGATGGAGCGTCACCACTTACCAAAACACACCTTCTAGGATCTGTCACTCAGCTCCACTCATGCAAATCCCTCCCCTTTTTAAGAAGATGCAACATCCTCTTTTCTGCCTACCACACAGATAGAAGGCACTTTTCCCAGAGCCATGACACATCAAAGAGTGGGTATCCACAAAAGacacacagaagaaatgtgTCACTTCCTGGGCAAGTTCCCTAGCACCAACAGTTCTGTTTAGTCTACATGTGCTGTAACTCATTATGGAGAGTCCCAAGGAGATAAATTAAAACCACATCTCCTGGTGCAAAATAAGTGGGAAGTCAGCTGTGTGCATTCATCTCTGCCCCCCTACACACAAGTACACATGTGAAAACATGCAATGCAGTCAGCCAAAGAACAGCTCTCTACTCACACCaaatatgtaaattaaaagCACAGCCATGTTTAGATGGCAGTACAAGGCAGTTTGCAGCGGCACTTGCCCTCTGAGAAGCAAGTACAGTAGGAGCAATTTGTGTAGAGTAGGAATAATTTGTGTGCCATCTTCTCTTCCCTCCAACCATCTCATAGCCTGTGTTGGCAGAGTGCCAACCAGCGGACACTTACTGGCTTTTTGGGATCATCCACCTTCCGGACTGACAGATTCTCCAGAGGGATAATACCCAGAGGCTCTTTGTCCTGAAGGAAGGGAAACATGAATTAACACCCAACATGCTCCCCAAATCTATGCCACTGTTTAGAACCTCTCTAATTTCCCCTGTGTGGAGGTGACAAGGGCAGAGTAATGCCTCAGGAGATCCCTTCCATTGACACAATGGGGAGTTTAGTCAAGAGGAGaccacagctgctgtgtccagcccctctcctcctccagacAGGAGGTGAGCAAAGAGCACAGGAGAGAGTGGAGGTGTGAGATCAGTCTGGGAGCACGGGGTAAAAGGGGGAGACTTGCCTCCtaccctctgctcctccctggcccCTCAGAGGCCCAAAACCACGCAGAACAGTTTCCCAACCATGAGTGAAGCCTTTACCGTGGTATATTCAAAGTAATACAGGCAGTTATCGGTCAGAATGAACCAGCGGCGTTTCCAGGTTTTTACACGTCCTCCTAGAGGCAGTGAGGTTCAGAAGCCATTAGTCACACATTTTTCCATCCTTCCCCCAAGCTCCAGCCATGCACACACAGTCACaccctcccagctctccctgtaGGTGAGCCCCAAGGAGACACCATGGGTAGCACTGATGCGATGCCATGTGATAGACACACACACGGAGCCAGTATTTTTCTGATGGGGCTAGGAATGGGGAAGGATATGTTTTTGAGTCTCTTTttgagcagagcctgcaggagctgggacaagGGAGCAGACATCCAGTTTCAACAGCAGGTGTCAGCCTCAGCCCACCGCAGCAGACAGGAGCGAAGGACAGCGGAGATGATGGCAGGTTCCCAGGGGAGATTCGCGGTGGGAGGTAGGCAAACAGGGAGGTCAGAGGAGCTAGAGGAGTCTTCCCCCTTACCTAGCTTCAGCAGCCAGCCTTCACGGTTAGGGTTGAAGAAAGTGTGGGTGAGATCGTTGCCATCGTCCTCTGGTATGGAGAACGGCTCGTTCTTTATGCTCTCAAATAGATTCTGCCCCCCAGCATtggtggggaaggagagagagagaaacagagagaaagaaaggaagaaagattgATTTCTGACAAAGCTTGTACACAACTATCCTAGGTCCATCTGGCCCATCACTTTGTTTTCACAAGGGAAGTTGGGTGAAGGGCAGGAGAGCACACACGATGAGCACTGAGGTAAGTAGTCCCCAGTCTGCACCTCACAGGGTCTCCAGGGGGGTCACCAGctctcttctgcttcttgtgTCATAAAAAGGCTCTCAGTTTGGAAAACTGCAGCCATAAAATGGTGCTCTCATAGCAAGGCAAGCTGCAGTGACCAAGCCCAGCATGTCACAAGTGCTGTGGGTAGTATTAAGGCACTAGGATGGGACTCAGCACGGCAGAGATGCAGCCCCATTTAGAGCCCGGGTTGGTGGTGCCAAACGCTGCCGGGAAGTGGAATGTGGAGACCAGCACGTAGAGCTACATGGCCACAAGGAGGCACATTTCACAGAGCCAAAGCTTTGGCACTGAGGGGCACAAAGGCTGACATTCGTAAGAGCAGAGTGACAGGGAGGCAGGTTACTGGCTTCCAAAGGATACTGAAATGTTGTTCACATCATTGTATTTGCCATCATTTATTACACAAATccaaggcaaggaaaaaaaaaaaaaaagagactacAGGCTCCTGCAACTTTCCTCAAATTGCCTGAAAGAAGTGACACTCTGGAGAAAGATCTAAAGCCTCTACCCTGAGGGGATGCTACTCAGCAAACCCAGGTGTGGGGTGCAGGCATCCCCTTTGACACAAGACAGAAGTTATTCTGCCCAGGCTGTGTGGGTGAAGGCAGACACATACAGGCAGGCTGCCCACCTCCACTTTACCTCACAGGGCAGGTCCCCTGCAGGCTGAGCCTTTGGGAAAATGAAGCTTTACTAATGGATGCATCCCCTGTCTCTGcatctctgcttttcagtggACCCCAGGGGATGAGAAAATGGGAATTCTTCTTACCTTTAAAAGCTCTTCTGGGAGGTCCCCTCCATTGTCAATGCCTCTGTTGATGGACACAAACCTTTCAAAATGGGGTTTGTCTTTCACATTGGGGTTGTGCAGGCTGGTGTTAAGCATGATGATAGAGAAGGAGAGTACATAACAGGTATCTagcaacaagaaagaaaatcaggatGGGTGGCACTTGTCTTAGAGGGCAGATCAATGTACACCACAGGTGGCTTGGTTTCTAGTCACTGAAGAAGAGTCATCCTCCCATTTGTAGGAGAATAAAGGGGATATTCCCTCTGCTAGGAGAAGAAGGGACACAGCGGATTTCCTATGATGGAGGTAATTCCATGCCCTCAGGATAATGGGGCAAGTTGAGCAGCTGCAGTCTAACAactgctggctctgccagcaggaaagTTTCTGCAGAGCTACATCTACATCTGTCAGTGCTATCCCTGCTGTGATGAGGTAACACCTCATGTGGAGCTGGGAGCCCTTCTCCAGTCTGTTGCCCATCGGGAGGGCCtagagcacagcagcaaaaggaggaCTGAAGATGCTCAGTTTAATGAAAAGCTTCACAGGAACTGGGCTGCCTCCTTTAGCTTAAGGGGAAACACACTTCCAAGTGATGCTGCCTGTGCTTTGTGAATGGAGAAGGAAGGCTCCTCTCCCTAGCAAACAGACAGCTCAGCTTTACAGGCCCACACTACTCAGAGTCCCCAGAACTACCTGTGGACTGGAACACTCCCGGGTTACACTTGCAGTACCAGTTGGCGAAGGCCTCCATCATCCGGTCAATCTTCTGCGCCTCCCCAGGCAGCCGGAAGCTCCAGAGAAACTGTCTGTCGGGAACAGGGGGTGAGAGCAGCAGTCAGATTGGGCCCAAGGGACGTGGAGGCCTCCCCTCAACCCATGCAACACCATGAAGATAAGAGAAGTCATCCCATTGCACTGGGGAGACAACGCAGGGCatggagcaggagctctgctaCTCTCTAGAAACTGCCTGGATACAGCAGCCTCAAATACCCTAAATGAAGGAAGTAGAGCTAAGCCTCCCAgaaatcacagctctgcttccctaATGAGAGCCCTgcaaggcagcagggagcttGGGAGAAAGACTCCTGCCAGGAGGTGGCCTGTAATAAAGCAAGGTGCCCTAAAACAGAGTGACTTCGTTATTGAGGTAATGGGCACTGAGGACAGATGTTTCCTGCTgccaaaaataacttttttcattCCCCCAGACACTGAAACTACAGTAACCTCTTTTCTTCACGTGGGCAATCCAATCAGGGGGCCATAGAAATGTCTCCCACCCCCCTGAGAAATTGTTGACACCTCACAGAGTAACAGCCCTGGAGCCAACACACACAGCAGGGCCTTGGGAAGCTCCCGTTTCAGCCCAAGAGGACTTCCTGACCTTCCAGGCTGGTAAGACCCGGTGGCTGAGCAGGTTCCAGCactgtcccctgccccagcacaccCACTCACCTCAGCGCCTGCACCAGGTTGAGGTTGGCAAACTGGTGACACGCCACAAAGGCCTGGAGGATCTGAATGTTGGTGGGGTCCCTGGGAGAGGATAGAGGGAAAAGGTCAGAAGAGAGCTTTGACCCTGCTCAGTCTGGATGCTCCTTGCTGTGACAACATGCACCTGGCTCCATGCCAGTCTCACTTCCACTCTGACCATGAAGAAGCCAAGGCGCACACTGCAGTCGGGGATGACTGATCccatatatgtatgtatgtatgtgtatatgtatgaTGCCATACAGCCAGCCTCAGACACACTCCAAAGACCCTCCCAGGGCTGTTCTGCCCACCCAGCCCGCTGTGGTTGGAGATATGTTCAGTCTTGGCACCTGGATGAGGTCCGCCACAGGTCATCCAAAACGGATAGTTCAGAGgggccaggcaggacagggcaccAAGGGGTCTCCTCCTGCTGGGTTACTCACCTCCCACCCAGGTAATCCCCAATGGCTGTCTTGTTCAGGCCTTCACCCTTGTGGAGGAAGCTGGCGATCTCCTGCAGGTCTGAGGACAATACCTGGTGCTCGATCAGGTACTGGATCCCCTGGGAAGGAGAAGCAAGACAGGGAAGTAGAACAGCCCTGTGGTCTAATGAGAAAGTAGAATCCCAACGCTCTGATATCAGCCTTCATTAGCTTTGATGGACCTGCTCCTTTGTTGCTCCCCAGCCCCTTTACGGGAGACCACAGCCATGGTCTCATCTTTATTCAATCCCTCTCCATCCACTATGGGTTGTCAGTCCCATTCTCATTTCATTCCTAGATTTGGATAAATGTTTCACTGGGATGGaaactcaaacaaacaaaataggGCAATGCAGATTTAAAGtccaaaaaggaaaagtcaaaataataaattttaatattttcaatcaAAATGTCATGGTGTTCTGTTcctaaatgtcttttttatttttcctaaattaacttaacttaaaagaaaaattgtttgtttaaaaggaggcataataaaaaaaaaatgtactcaGACAAAAATATGGGCTTGAGAGAacttgaaacaattttttcctagatttttcTTCTATGCCACAGAACAGAGAAGTCTGCAATCTTTTCAGCTCCATCCCTCCTACACAATAAGGATGGAATATGCTTTTAAAGGAATATAGAGGTTGTGAGTTGGGTTGTGCAAAGAGTCAATATCCTATTTTAGAGagaatttaatgatttttaaagtcaGAGAAAAAGCTGAGGCTTTTTTCAAAAGATTCTTGACAATATCTAACAATGCTGCAGTTCTCCAGATCATATGCAATTCTCCCTGCAATATCCaataacagaatgaaaattgttttagaTCCATCAAAATGTTCTacttcaatatatttatttcactttcccTTGTAATATAtatgaaactatttttaaaatgccccaaagaaaaagcagtcttaaaagaagaaatcaaaattttggtgagattttttttccactctattttactttctttttcctcagatgGATTTTCAGGGAgatcaatttaattttgaaaagcattgCAGTGATGATTGGGCcatattttccagaagaaaatatttctccccAAAGGTTTTTATCAGCCAGATTCCTAACGTTTACTTCCCCTAGCCTCAGGAGCTTTCCATGGAGATAGGAACTCATTTATAAGTATCAGCATTGCATGGATGGAGTGCAACCTTAGAAAGGTGAGGCAGCAAAAATAAGAGGGGCAAAGAAGTTTCCTTGCATTGCAGCACCTCCTACTGTATGGCATGTAGCAGGAGGGAGGCAATAATCAGAGATCTGCATTATATGGGCACACAGTATATAACATTTTGACCAGTCTGACTGGCATTGAACTCCTAAAGCTAAACTGCTTTAGGGTTAGAATTAGTTTGAGTATTCCTGCACAGcatggcagagagagagagagatgccTCAAGGGCTTCAAAGCAAGGTCAGacagaaaggcaaaataaaagcacCTCTCACACAGGCTGTAAGTACATCACTGCTCTGAGACAGCTCCCACTGGCAGAGGGATGTCCAGGGGACTGGCAAACACTCCAGCTGGGGTGTGGACACTGGGGAGGGCATCTTGACGCTctcagcagggcacagaggagGCATGAAAAGCTGtcatgcagagctgcagccacctGATGATATGTTAGCTGTGGTGGAGAGCTGATGATCAGCTATCGTTTGATCACAGCTTTGTGGTTTTCCTTGAAGAGCTCAAAAAAGTGTTCTGCCAGcgaggaggaaggaagagggaacTGTCTCTCTCACATCTTCTCTACTTAATCGCGATGGTTTTAGAGCTTTCTGCAGAGAGCTCAAGGCTATGGAGTCTTGACACCACTGGTCAGAGCCCCAGAAAGTGGGAAAGCTGTGTTTACTCCACAGTTCAACCAAAAATGTTTCCATGACATTGACAAATGACAAACAAATGACAGAGGCATCCTGTCCTCTTCTGTTCAGAATGAGCCAAGGAACCTGACACGCTCTCAAAACTTCTCACCTTCTTTTTAGTTCATCCTCCTCTATCACACTATAGCAAGCTCCTAGCCTCTCACAGTCAAGAAGGGCTGTGCTGAAGGAAATTTGGCTCTCATAGCATGCTGGCAGCGTTAAACCATCCTTGTTTTACTTCTCTTAGGTTTGGGTTGAACTGTATGGCGTGGCCTCTAAGCCCATGATGGGGGGAGGCAACACAGCTTGATCATATCAGAAGACCTCAGTCAGGGGCAGGCTGGAGGCTGCTCCCAACAGGGGCCTCAGCAAGGCAGGAACCCATCCCCACAGTCCCCTGCCACGGTTCCTTTGACATCAGTGGCTGCAACTGgaacagcagccagcagagcctcTTCCTCCCAGCTTTATCCTCATAGGTGAAATGAACAGATCCTACCTTTTCAGGATCCATGTTGAATTTCTTCCGGCCCAGGGACAGAACTTTATCCCTCTGTGACAGCTtgctgcaaacacaaaaaaagaacGAAAAGACAAACTTAGAATAAAGGACCACGTCATTTCACTCACAAGGTGAGGTATCTCAAGGACAGGTGCCTGACTATcaagaaataatgagaaatagGATAGAAGGGCCTCGTTTCCCTGCCCATTTCCCTCCTGGcctcattttcctgcctttgttGGGAACTGAGTGCCATCAGTGTTCTTGTTTTCTCAACTTAAAAAGAGACTTTGTAAGCAAAGGAATATTCATTCCACTTGCCTGGTCTGCTCTCCAGGATTGTTGTCTGCCTCTTGCTTCTCCTCTGCCTGTTGGAAACGCTCAATCTCTGCAAATACCTCTGCAATctcctccttcagcttctgcaaAAGAAGTATCAGGAAGATGATGGCAAATGGAGGGAAAAACAGCAGACGCTGTAAGGAAGCATAAGAGCATGTCTTACTTCTTCCCTCAGTCATAGGAAAAGGACAGGTCAGGTGGTCATGACCACCAAGGATGCCTGTGAAATGGGCACTGCTCTGGAATGACCCTGCTGGAGTCCAGATGAAAACAactggaaagagggaaagaaggatgTTCTTATGCCTATTGTGAATCAAGACTGGAAAAATCAACCTTAATCGGTGTGGCGAGTGTCAGAGAACTCACCCCACTGTTGATTTCAGTTCCTCAAACTATGTCAGATGCAAGAATCCTTCCATTGTGCCCATTCCTCTtgagcttttattttgcataGCCCTGCTACACATCCAGGAAAGGAGAAGTGGAACTGGTAACTGTGACATCAATATGAGCCCACAATGTGGCTGTATTgtgaaacacaaaaattttaATGTACCTGCCATTTAAATACCATTGAGCAGATAACTCttcaggtgggaaaaaaaaaaaaaaaaaaaaaagagagaggaggagtAAAGGTAAAGTAATTACtgccagattttaaaaaatcaattgtGGAATTCACTTTCCTTTAGTCCCATGACAGACCATGGCTGCCTTGGCTGGATGTTCTGTGTTACCATGGAAATGACGGTGTCTATATCTTGTTGCTTCCATCCTGCAGTTATGTTCCACCTCAAAGCCAAAGTGCATCACAGTTGTCTTCCAGGAATCACCCAAATTCTTCCCCATACCAACCAGAACAGgcagaagggtttttttatgacAGATACTTTTTCATCAAGGAATGAGGATGTGGATGGAGCACATAATCAGATAGAGAAATTGAATTTCTGCAATACTCCATAATTTAAAAGAgcttctgtgtttcagttttgttctggCCACCTTCGGTTGTGCTCCATTggtccccagagctgtgagTGTTCTTTACTAAGTTTTAGGTGTTGCCCAAATGTAACATATCCATGATCTCAGCTCATGACTTTCAAATTATTatctattttgttattttatttactgctcACTTTTAGCAGTGTTTCTTGCAAGCCAAGATTCatcctctcttctcctccctccctttcccccagATACATCCCCAAGTGTGTTTAAGGTACTGATAGATAcgttctgaaaaaaatcccctggGTAAAATGTCTCTTGTTCCACGGCACTCTTTTCACCTAAACTCACTCCACTGGACACTGTGTACCCCATTGCTTAATGGCTTTGGGTTTTAAAACATGGGTTTGTGCAGTCTAGCAACCTTTCTCTGTCCATAGTGGACAAAAAAATGTAGTATTCCTGTTCAAGTATCCTGCTCCTACAGTGCCCATCGCCTGTTCTGGAAACTGAAGAGAGACAAACCGCGCACAAGCAAATCCCAGGCACGCACATTCATAATCTGTTTTGCAAGGGGGGACAAGAGACCATTCTGGtttgcagcagagagaggaggtCTGGAAGCCTAAAAAGTAATTTGTAGATTGGCTTAATCCTTTACTCTATGCCAGGAAATATTGCAGCTATTCCCTAGGCATCTGGACAGCTTCATGTTGTGGAAAAATCAGTCCAAGCCCAATGATTCAGTGCTATAAGCTCTCTCAAACGGGAAACCACATTTCATGGTGGAGGCAGAATGGAATAGAAAGGGCACTGCACCATGCAGGACTGTGATGCAGTCTTAGTGACTGATTTTGAATCTGttattttcagacattttagGAGCTACTGGAGAAATGGTTGAGTCTgctaaaaggaaagaagaaaagcaagttcAGCCACAGAAACTTGTGTGGAAGGTTCTGCCATGAGACCTCTTAGAAGAGACAGGATCCTTCATGCATGTTAGAGGtccacaaagcaaacaaaagttTGATAAACACAGGGGGATGCTGCAGGTAACTAGGACTGATATGCCATTAGCAGGTAATCAGTAATTATAAAGAATCATGAGCCAGTACAACTTAGTGAAGGCATTTCTTTAATCCTAAATACATGCAATCCCAGCTCAACATTGCTCATAATCTGACCAAGCCTTTTTCAAATATCCCATCAGGGCAGCTGatggctcctgcagcagagagtACCACAGGCTGGATGTACCCTGGTAGCAAACAGGCCAGGGCAGCCTGAAGTTTAAAACTCAAGTTGGATCGTGACAGAGAAAATGTCTCCAGTGCAAGAGCACTTCTGCATGGCCTGGACTGTTATGCAAAGATGCTCCTTGGTGAATCAGATTTGAGAAGGTTAGGCAGACACAAGGGTCAGGATGTTCCTTACCTTAATGTCATCCAAAAGCTCCTGCTTGTGCTTCCTGATTGTCTCTATTTCAGCCTCTTCAGCCCCACTCAAGCCAGTCGATTCTGAAAGAATAAAGATTCCTGTGAAAACTCTACCACGACCGACGTATCATGGAAAAAGCTGCCCAACCTCTCAGCACTTAACTTCTCCTAGGGTCATGCCACAACAActctgatttctgtgtttcagcatctctgctccctgctgttgCAACCACTGCACCTCACTTTTGCCTTGCAAATGGTTCTCAGTCCAGAGTGTGCAGCACAGACCATACCCCCTCTCCTTGCAGCCAgaggctctgcacagccctctCAGCTAACCCTGCAGACACCCACTGCCTATTCAGCCAATTCTGCTCGCCCTGAGCATGGTGAAGAGGTCCCATTAAATGCTCTCTGGTGGTTGGTATGTCAGTCATCCTTAGGTACTGAAAAATCTATGACCTAAATACTTCATCTACATCCAAACCTTCCAATAAAACCACTGGCTTCATGAGTTGATTGGCCACAGCTAGAGTCAGAAATGGTTTCAGAGAGAAAGCCGAGATTTTTCAAGTAGGAGGGCAGGATCTGGGGGATGAAAGCCTtgctgaaaaatgtctttgggCAGCTGTTGTTCTgtgaacagcagaaaatgcagaaattatgAGTAAGCTTCCTTGTAATGTACAGGAACTTAAACAAATAGCAGCAAAGCCAAGGCAACCACAATATGATTCATAAAAGACCTAAAAAAATTGGggtgacagtgctgctgctaaATATAATCCAGGAGAAACATAGCTTCTTCAGtaaggagaaggagaaggctGCAGCCCTAGAGAGGAGACAAAGCAGAAGGTGAGGCCccaggaaaaaagcagagcttGCAGAAGGCTGAGAGCACTGGTGAACTTGCAGGCAGGGTCCTTGCTGCACCTAAACACTGCAAGATAAATCTTCCCAGGAAGCCAGGTCAAGTCACTGGATGCCCTGCTCCACTGTTTCATAAGACAAAATTCCCTGGGCCTCCTGTCTTCCCAGAAAAAGGGGAAGTAGCACCAGTTGCATTGGAAATTGCCTTAGTGTGGATCTCACATGAAAAACAACTGCTATAAATAtgagtggaagaaaaaaagggaaggaagcagCCGTgacagacagaaggaaaagcgACAAGGGCAATCATCTTAGTATGCTTCTTTCCTGTCATGGCCACAACAGCTCAGAAAGACCCGTCTTCCCCCCATCCTCCTGGCTGGTTGGGTTTCCATCTGCTGAGTGTTCTCCTGTTACTTTTCTCGGGCTGCAGCCTCTCTCCTGCCACTCTTCCTGATGGTTTCAAGCACTGCATTCCCTGGGGAGAGGCTGCTGAGT encodes:
- the CYTH4 gene encoding cytohesin-4 isoform X1; this translates as MQSLLHCCKLVPCDRGGERMMRGRRSRRETRPTKAAAVLLAGSKLFQFCEASERAEYKEENHWCWKYIVLFRMDLCPAESTGLSGAEEAEIETIRKHKQELLDDIKKLKEEIAEVFAEIERFQQAEEKQEADNNPGEQTSKLSQRDKVLSLGRKKFNMDPEKGIQYLIEHQVLSSDLQEIASFLHKGEGLNKTAIGDYLGGRDPTNIQILQAFVACHQFANLNLVQALRQFLWSFRLPGEAQKIDRMMEAFANWYCKCNPGVFQSTGNTCYVLSFSIIMLNTSLHNPNVKDKPHFERFVSINRGIDNGGDLPEELLKNLFESIKNEPFSIPEDDGNDLTHTFFNPNREGWLLKLGGRVKTWKRRWFILTDNCLYYFEYTTDKEPLGIIPLENLSVRKVDDPKKPNCFELFNPNCKGQKIKACKTDGDGKVVEGKHQSYKISAATPAERDEWIEAIRTSITQDPFYDLVSARKKKIASKN
- the CYTH4 gene encoding cytohesin-4 isoform X2, with protein sequence MQSLLHCCKLVPCDRGGERMMRGRRSRRETRPTKAAAVLLAGSKLFQFCEASERAEYKEENHWCWKYIVLFRMDLCPAESTGLSGAEEAEIETIRKHKQELLDDIKKLKEEIAEVFAEIERFQQAEEKQEADNNPGEQTSKLSQRDKVLSLGRKKFNMDPEKGIQYLIEHQVLSSDLQEIASFLHKGEGLNKTAIGDYLGGRDPTNIQILQAFVACHQFANLNLVQALRQFLWSFRLPGEAQKIDRMMEAFANWYCKCNPGVFQSTDTCYVLSFSIIMLNTSLHNPNVKDKPHFERFVSINRGIDNGGDLPEELLKNLFESIKNEPFSIPEDDGNDLTHTFFNPNREGWLLKLGGRVKTWKRRWFILTDNCLYYFEYTTDKEPLGIIPLENLSVRKVDDPKKPNCFELFNPNCKGQKIKACKTDGDGKVVEGKHQSYKISAATPAERDEWIEAIRTSITQDPFYDLVSARKKKIASKN